From the genome of Oligoflexus sp., one region includes:
- a CDS encoding phospholipase D-like domain-containing protein: MDFIANVANGKYFMNLVANLARFDISEVLCAVAYAQRKMEIFDYCHQNSIKLKFWGRYDHTVPVSTMILESFINRSSDLYRCYLVKELFHPKVYWFRGYGAYIGSANIGDKAWFNNVEAGLFLTEDDLLQTGMGNELENFFAYLSKPSVSTMLNSDILKEIKQQEARYSEERKQLDAKAQDRVSLIPDFRPEILTEKKSSERRKDEFLKEWNATLNIIREVAAEVIKDENRPSWIPKDIPAGVQVDQFLHSFYYARTRATEGRNKYLYEEHFEKNKGSVKNALLREMSWWKSTKTGPVGEESFIKDRSPRLKELLSKEKVARLTETEFIELCSLFHAFNNVSRYFPPRDLGLSGKDATLEIKKPLAARLVYNSIASNGLKVPEILYFVLYGGPTEQVVHRLYEAWNNKEYRIPRFGRSCYGELVGWALPEHYPPRNDRTNKALRGLGYDVVVWNPSATDGE; the protein is encoded by the coding sequence ATGGATTTTATCGCGAACGTCGCCAATGGAAAATATTTCATGAATCTCGTCGCTAATCTAGCGCGTTTTGACATTAGCGAGGTGTTATGCGCCGTGGCGTATGCCCAAAGAAAGATGGAAATTTTCGACTACTGCCATCAGAATTCAATCAAACTGAAATTTTGGGGCAGATATGATCACACTGTCCCCGTGTCGACCATGATCCTGGAGTCATTCATCAATCGAAGCTCTGATCTATACAGGTGCTATCTCGTCAAAGAACTTTTCCACCCTAAAGTATACTGGTTTCGGGGTTATGGCGCCTATATAGGTTCCGCTAACATCGGCGACAAGGCTTGGTTCAACAACGTGGAAGCGGGACTCTTCCTGACAGAAGATGATTTGCTGCAAACAGGTATGGGAAACGAGCTTGAGAATTTTTTCGCGTACCTGTCGAAGCCTTCTGTTTCAACCATGCTTAACAGCGACATATTGAAGGAAATCAAGCAGCAGGAAGCAAGGTATTCTGAGGAAAGAAAGCAGCTCGATGCAAAGGCACAGGACCGTGTTTCGCTTATCCCTGACTTCAGACCAGAAATCCTGACGGAAAAAAAGTCATCAGAACGTCGAAAAGATGAGTTCCTGAAGGAATGGAACGCGACGCTTAACATCATTCGCGAAGTAGCAGCTGAGGTCATAAAAGACGAGAATCGCCCCAGCTGGATTCCCAAGGACATTCCTGCTGGCGTTCAGGTAGATCAATTTCTCCACTCCTTTTATTATGCCCGAACCCGTGCAACTGAAGGTCGTAACAAATATCTCTACGAGGAACACTTTGAAAAGAACAAAGGTTCGGTAAAAAATGCTCTGTTACGCGAAATGTCCTGGTGGAAAAGTACAAAGACAGGGCCTGTCGGCGAAGAAAGCTTTATCAAAGACCGATCTCCCCGGCTCAAAGAGCTACTGAGCAAGGAGAAAGTCGCAAGGTTAACCGAGACAGAATTCATAGAACTATGTTCGCTTTTCCACGCATTCAACAACGTTTCGAGGTATTTCCCGCCCAGAGATCTTGGCCTATCGGGCAAGGATGCCACTCTCGAAATTAAAAAGCCTTTGGCTGCGAGATTGGTCTATAATTCTATCGCATCCAACGGTCTCAAAGTCCCAGAGATCCTGTATTTTGTGCTTTATGGAGGGCCGACTGAGCAGGTCGTTCATCGTCTCTATGAAGCATGGAATAATAAGGAGTACCGTATCCCGAGATTCGGCCGCAGCTGTTATGGTGAGCTGGTCGGCTGGGCATTGCCTGAACATTATCCACCTCGCAACGATAGAACCAACAAGGCACTTCGAGGTCTCGGCTATGATGTGGTGGTATGGAACCCATCAGCAACCGATGGAGAATGA
- a CDS encoding type II toxin-antitoxin system MqsR family toxin yields MAGASPDRGGFDFSSTSRQIPACFFRSPIRYRSAAGRYWGGRDTDQGDWMAHYDLKQVLAAVRARKVSAARGSALDMYRQRMGYFSSDRERVRKEILEGLAKLQAQNFCQTVWIKDDESGEKVPYDVYGLPGYRGWDWYVKFRLKEDGSVYNLSFHLPLHSMTSAVTGKVVCEKAEVQIMDKEDK; encoded by the coding sequence ATGGCCGGCGCCAGTCCGGACAGAGGCGGCTTTGATTTTTCTTCGACGTCTCGACAAATCCCAGCCTGTTTTTTTCGATCCCCGATAAGGTACAGGTCTGCTGCCGGACGGTACTGGGGTGGACGTGACACGGACCAGGGGGATTGGATGGCACATTACGACTTGAAACAGGTACTTGCAGCGGTTCGAGCCCGGAAGGTTTCGGCGGCTCGGGGGAGTGCTCTCGACATGTATCGCCAGAGGATGGGCTACTTCTCGTCGGACAGGGAAAGGGTCCGAAAGGAAATCCTGGAAGGTCTCGCGAAGCTCCAGGCTCAAAACTTCTGCCAGACCGTTTGGATCAAGGATGATGAGTCTGGCGAAAAGGTGCCCTATGATGTCTATGGTCTGCCTGGGTATAGGGGCTGGGACTGGTACGTTAAGTTTAGGCTCAAGGAAGATGGCTCGGTCTACAACCTTAGCTTCCATCTGCCCCTGCATTCGATGACGTCCGCAGTCACTGGAAAGGTGGTGTGTGAGAAGGCTGAAGTCCAGATCATGGATAAGGAAGATAAGTAA
- a CDS encoding ParA family protein, translating into MTKDKKIKTKIPSFREHLFTPNQLVDLTGLSRSTVWRKAMPVRQGATGAKTELSWEDLVELYKVAGRKRRESDNKILVFGNLKGGVGKSSLSSQVAMRASSLGHKTLLIDLDPQAHASMALGFSNLDEDTPTIMDCLIGKGSEKLPISDVIQEVTPFLSIIPANLSLNFLEIKLQPDHRRAERLRSLLGPIRDEWDLIIIDTNPSASTVNISAYLAADQLLIVCATDYLSVTGLRQLFEILKDLQGDFEDFAPDIKVVPNLFDVREAMAQTSLGTLRQSYGDYLSNTVVRKNVDLKEAQSLAQAVWLYNRKSPASEDIVSLTDELLADGARQ; encoded by the coding sequence ATGACCAAAGACAAGAAGATCAAGACGAAGATCCCCTCTTTTCGCGAACATCTTTTTACGCCGAATCAACTTGTCGATCTCACTGGTCTCTCCCGATCCACAGTTTGGAGAAAGGCTATGCCCGTTCGCCAAGGGGCTACAGGTGCCAAGACCGAGCTTTCGTGGGAAGATCTGGTTGAGCTGTATAAAGTGGCGGGTCGAAAACGTCGCGAAAGTGACAATAAGATTCTGGTCTTTGGCAACCTCAAAGGCGGAGTGGGAAAGTCTTCTCTCTCGTCGCAGGTGGCAATGCGCGCAAGCTCGCTTGGCCATAAGACTCTTCTGATTGATCTTGACCCACAGGCGCATGCGAGCATGGCTCTTGGCTTCAGCAACCTCGATGAAGATACGCCTACAATCATGGATTGTCTCATTGGCAAAGGCTCTGAGAAGCTGCCAATCAGCGACGTTATTCAAGAGGTCACCCCGTTCCTGTCGATCATTCCTGCCAACCTCTCTCTGAACTTCCTTGAAATTAAGCTGCAGCCGGACCACCGGAGGGCTGAACGACTCCGCTCATTACTCGGCCCTATCCGAGACGAGTGGGATCTGATCATTATCGACACCAATCCGTCGGCCAGCACGGTCAATATCAGCGCGTATTTGGCTGCGGATCAGCTGCTGATTGTCTGCGCCACTGACTATCTCTCTGTTACCGGCCTGCGGCAGCTGTTCGAGATCCTGAAGGATCTTCAGGGCGACTTCGAGGACTTTGCTCCCGATATCAAGGTTGTTCCGAACCTGTTCGATGTACGCGAAGCCATGGCTCAGACGAGCCTTGGTACGCTTAGGCAGAGCTATGGCGACTACCTTTCCAATACGGTCGTGCGGAAGAATGTTGACCTCAAAGAAGCACAGAGCCTCGCCCAGGCCGTGTGGCTTTATAACCGCAAATCGCCCGCGAGCGAGGATATTGTCTCCCTCACCGATGAGCTGCTGGCCGATGGAGCGCGTCAATGA